Proteins encoded within one genomic window of Candidatus Palauibacter scopulicola:
- a CDS encoding PQQ-dependent dehydrogenase, methanol/ethanol family, whose protein sequence is MARGNPGAGAPVRALFAVGVLAACGLVGCEPSPRDAAGDVTRDRLLATDTVPAEWLTSGRDFGETRYSPLGRIHVMNAAAVGLAWEYPWRSHVGSVHWGLEATPVVVDGVMYSPGPWGSVAALDAATGEEIWRYDPQVDPSTTRKGCCGPVNRGLEVWEGRVYIGTFDGWLVALDAATGEEVWRVDTFIDRSLSYTSTGSPQIAGDVVVLGNAGGDFGVRGYITAYDLETGDEAWRFFTVPGDPDDGFEHPEMEAAAATWDPDSAWEGGLGGTVWGEMAYDPGLDLLYVGTGNAYPYPIWHRSPSGGDNLYLVSILAIDPKTGRLVWHYQTVPGEIWDYTATQNLILATVAIDGRPRDVLLQAPKNGFFYVLDRATGELLRAENFVTVTWAQGIDLETGRPIPNPAADYRDEPRVVFPSSAGGHNWQPMSFNPETGIAYIPAREQAMLWRSLDAFDHRPEVAYEGFAASWPPFPEEYAHLAEGLPDIGPNEFLLAWDPVAGRELWRVPRGSMWNGGTLVTGGNLVIQGTAAGTLDFHQADTGARIHSIHLGTGVMAGPMTYEVGGVQYIAVMAGYGGPRGAAYPLGSAAYDYDSAGRLLVFRLDGGDVPLPPAQVVPTTPEPPDLALDAARVRRGAELFGVHCGICHRASDEHLSAYPDLRRMDGGAWESFDAVVLGGALAANGMAGFGDLLSLEDATAIRHYLTSEQRRLWEAESAADPAPDGR, encoded by the coding sequence GTGGCTCGCGGCAATCCGGGCGCCGGCGCGCCGGTCAGGGCACTCTTCGCGGTCGGCGTACTGGCGGCGTGCGGGCTGGTGGGCTGCGAACCGTCGCCCCGCGACGCGGCCGGCGACGTCACCCGGGACCGCCTGCTCGCGACGGACACGGTCCCGGCGGAGTGGCTGACCTCCGGCCGGGATTTCGGGGAAACGCGGTATTCGCCGCTCGGGCGCATTCACGTCATGAACGCGGCCGCCGTGGGCCTCGCGTGGGAGTACCCGTGGCGGTCCCACGTCGGCTCCGTGCACTGGGGGCTCGAGGCCACTCCCGTGGTCGTCGACGGCGTGATGTACTCGCCGGGCCCGTGGGGAAGCGTTGCGGCGCTCGACGCGGCGACGGGCGAGGAGATCTGGCGCTACGACCCTCAGGTTGACCCGAGCACCACGCGAAAGGGGTGCTGCGGCCCCGTCAACCGCGGACTCGAGGTGTGGGAGGGGCGCGTCTACATCGGCACCTTCGACGGCTGGCTGGTGGCGCTCGACGCGGCGACGGGCGAGGAGGTGTGGCGCGTCGACACGTTCATCGACCGGTCCCTCTCCTACACGAGCACCGGATCGCCGCAGATCGCCGGCGACGTCGTCGTCCTGGGCAACGCGGGCGGCGACTTCGGCGTGCGCGGGTACATCACGGCCTACGACCTCGAGACCGGCGATGAGGCGTGGCGCTTCTTCACCGTTCCGGGCGATCCGGACGACGGCTTCGAGCACCCGGAGATGGAGGCGGCCGCCGCCACGTGGGACCCGGACTCGGCCTGGGAGGGCGGGCTCGGGGGCACCGTGTGGGGCGAGATGGCGTACGACCCCGGGCTCGACCTTCTCTACGTGGGCACGGGGAACGCCTACCCGTACCCGATCTGGCACCGGAGCCCGTCGGGGGGCGACAACCTCTACCTCGTCTCCATCCTCGCCATCGACCCCAAGACGGGTCGCCTCGTCTGGCACTACCAGACCGTGCCCGGCGAGATCTGGGACTACACCGCGACGCAGAACCTCATCCTGGCCACCGTCGCGATCGACGGCCGTCCGCGGGATGTCCTCCTCCAGGCCCCCAAGAACGGTTTCTTCTACGTGCTCGACCGCGCCACGGGCGAACTCCTGCGGGCCGAGAACTTCGTGACCGTCACCTGGGCGCAGGGGATCGATCTCGAGACGGGCCGGCCGATCCCGAACCCCGCCGCGGATTATCGCGACGAACCGCGCGTCGTCTTCCCCTCCTCCGCCGGCGGCCACAACTGGCAGCCGATGTCCTTCAATCCCGAGACGGGCATCGCCTACATCCCCGCCCGCGAACAGGCCATGCTGTGGCGTTCGCTGGATGCGTTCGACCACCGGCCGGAGGTCGCCTACGAAGGCTTCGCGGCCTCCTGGCCTCCGTTCCCCGAGGAGTACGCGCACCTTGCCGAGGGTCTCCCCGACATCGGCCCCAACGAGTTTCTCCTCGCGTGGGACCCTGTCGCGGGGCGCGAGCTGTGGCGGGTTCCGCGCGGCAGCATGTGGAACGGGGGCACGCTCGTGACGGGCGGAAACCTCGTGATCCAGGGGACGGCGGCGGGCACGCTCGACTTTCATCAGGCCGACACCGGCGCCCGCATCCACAGCATCCATCTCGGCACCGGCGTGATGGCGGGGCCCATGACGTACGAGGTCGGCGGCGTGCAGTACATCGCGGTCATGGCGGGCTACGGCGGGCCGCGGGGCGCCGCCTATCCGCTCGGCTCGGCGGCGTACGACTACGACAGCGCCGGGCGGCTGCTCGTCTTCAGGCTCGACGGCGGGGATGTGCCGCTACCGCCCGCGCAGGTCGTGCCGACGACGCCGGAACCGCCCGATCTCGCGCTCGACGCGGCCAGGGTCCGGCGCGGGGCGGAACTCTTCGGGGTCCACTGCGGCATCTGTCACCGGGCCTCGGACGAGCACCTCTCCGCCTATCCCGATCTGCGGCGCATGGATGGCGGCGCCTGGGAGAGCTTCGATGCCGTGGTGCTCGGCGGCGCGCTCGCCGCGAACGGCATGGCCGGCTTCGGCGACCTTCTCTCGCTGGAGGACGCGACCGCGATCCGGCACTACCTTACGAGCGAGCAGCGGCGCCTGTGGGAGGCGGAGTCGGCCGCCGATCCCGCCCCGGACGGCCGCTGA
- a CDS encoding zf-TFIIB domain-containing protein, with product MIETRWPCPVCLGTTMEKTSLEAGAGDAAGPLTLDHCARCGGMWFELGEVQRLRSERPESLWARIPAREERHRAQCHACRAFVDRDVPKCAACGAKTRLNCPACDTRMLQVRQSSLTLDVCKRCKGVWFDHHELEAIWELERDRLVARGREGAVARTADTGADVLFETLFWAPDLVFVGAHVAGHAAAAAAEAAPAALDAVGDAAASVFEAILEIVGGIFG from the coding sequence GTGATCGAGACGCGCTGGCCGTGCCCCGTATGTCTCGGGACCACGATGGAGAAGACGTCTCTCGAGGCCGGGGCCGGAGACGCCGCCGGTCCGCTGACGCTCGACCATTGCGCCCGTTGCGGCGGCATGTGGTTCGAGTTGGGGGAGGTGCAGCGCCTCCGTTCCGAGCGGCCCGAGTCGCTGTGGGCGCGGATTCCGGCGCGGGAGGAGCGGCACCGGGCCCAGTGTCACGCGTGCCGCGCGTTCGTGGACCGCGACGTGCCGAAGTGCGCTGCGTGCGGGGCCAAGACCCGCCTGAACTGTCCCGCCTGCGACACCCGGATGCTGCAGGTCCGCCAATCCTCGCTCACGCTCGATGTGTGCAAGCGGTGCAAGGGCGTGTGGTTCGACCACCACGAACTCGAGGCGATCTGGGAGTTGGAACGGGACCGGCTCGTCGCGCGGGGACGCGAAGGGGCCGTCGCGCGCACCGCGGACACCGGCGCGGACGTACTGTTCGAGACGCTCTTCTGGGCGCCGGACCTCGTCTTCGTGGGGGCGCACGTCGCCGGCCACGCCGCGGCGGCCGCTGCGGAAGCGGCCCCGGCGGCGCTCGACGCCGTGGGAGATGCGGCCGCGAGCGTGTTCGAGGCGATCCTCGAGATCGTGGGCGGCATCTTCGGCTGA
- a CDS encoding TonB-dependent receptor, whose amino-acid sequence MAAAVAGGIRRSLTAGAALVFFYMRAVLASFYARAALASFYASAPLAAQAQDAIVRGRVLDAETGAPLAGATVLIRDTPLSATTRPDGGFGIASPANGTFTLVVVADGFRVAERELRPGRSGDLDILLERRLFDVPELTVTASRSAVRTGEAPVSVAVMSGDELGNRDAVTLDEALPFAQGVIFNSGQMDIRGATGLARGVGSRVLMLLDGHRVLSGVGASIDFSGLPVLDVDQIEIVKGPHSTLWGTNALGGVVNVITKRPPAEPETIVRGYVGLFDTPSRHSFTDERLSREGIALQHSRRIGDIGTTLYLAREESDGFRQNGALERWRMRLKTVFPAESSNPWEIFVNWTRKEEEEFFTWLSPDRPLEVDPAELGDWIRSDDVVLGVTANPIVTPKQRLQLRPHVYHARNQNHFHDNEDFHRSTRVGTDVQWSYFPNRSHSLTIGAEGAFTGVTSNFLEPSPDVTDLALFAQDEITFSDRVRGSLGLRVDYHKATSAMEDRFVNPKLGIVYEASDRLSLRGSLSRGYRAPSVSEQFTSTTQFGFRVIPNLELRGESAWAREVGATVTLTDRVWLDAGLFWSDYTDLIEPSPAPNNVFVFQFRNVAEAMVRGVDAGLRIGVIPTRLDLNANYTFLDTRDDRTGRALPYRSRHNFTATATGWRGAVAVDFRHRSRVEQVLAFPLDERSAINLVDLRVRTRILGTRVQAKIENLFQKTYVDVQERSPGPTRSFRLTVTPRF is encoded by the coding sequence TTGGCAGCGGCAGTAGCGGGCGGGATTCGACGAAGTCTCACGGCAGGCGCCGCGCTCGTCTTCTTCTACATGCGCGCGGTGCTCGCCTCCTTCTACGCGCGGGCGGCGCTCGCCTCCTTCTACGCGAGCGCACCGCTCGCCGCCCAGGCCCAGGACGCCATCGTCCGCGGCCGCGTCCTCGATGCGGAGACGGGCGCACCGCTCGCCGGGGCCACCGTGCTTATCCGCGACACCCCGCTGAGCGCGACGACGCGGCCCGATGGCGGCTTCGGGATCGCCTCCCCCGCCAACGGGACCTTCACCCTCGTCGTCGTGGCGGACGGCTTTCGCGTCGCCGAACGCGAACTTCGGCCCGGTCGGTCGGGCGACCTCGACATCCTGCTCGAGCGCCGGCTGTTCGACGTTCCCGAGTTGACCGTGACGGCGAGCCGCTCCGCCGTCCGGACCGGCGAGGCTCCCGTGAGCGTCGCCGTGATGAGCGGCGACGAACTCGGCAACCGCGACGCCGTGACCCTCGACGAGGCGCTTCCGTTCGCGCAGGGCGTGATCTTCAATTCCGGCCAGATGGACATCCGGGGCGCTACCGGCCTGGCGCGGGGCGTCGGCAGCCGGGTTCTCATGCTCCTCGATGGCCACCGGGTGCTCTCCGGCGTGGGGGCGTCCATCGATTTCAGCGGCCTGCCCGTGCTGGACGTGGACCAGATCGAGATCGTGAAGGGTCCTCATTCCACGCTGTGGGGGACGAACGCGCTGGGCGGCGTCGTGAACGTGATCACGAAACGCCCGCCGGCGGAGCCCGAGACCATCGTCCGCGGCTACGTGGGGCTCTTCGATACGCCGTCCCGGCACTCGTTCACGGACGAGCGCCTGAGCAGGGAAGGGATCGCCCTGCAGCACTCACGCCGCATCGGCGACATCGGTACCACCCTCTACCTGGCCCGGGAGGAATCGGACGGGTTCCGGCAGAACGGCGCGCTCGAACGCTGGCGGATGCGGCTCAAGACCGTCTTCCCGGCGGAATCCTCCAATCCCTGGGAGATCTTCGTCAACTGGACGCGAAAGGAAGAGGAGGAGTTCTTCACCTGGCTGTCGCCGGACCGGCCGCTGGAGGTCGACCCGGCCGAACTCGGAGACTGGATTCGCTCGGACGACGTCGTCCTGGGCGTGACGGCCAATCCGATCGTCACGCCGAAGCAGCGCCTGCAGCTGCGGCCGCACGTCTACCACGCGCGCAACCAGAACCATTTCCACGACAACGAGGACTTTCACCGCTCGACGCGGGTCGGCACCGACGTGCAGTGGTCGTACTTCCCCAACCGGTCGCATTCGCTGACGATCGGGGCGGAAGGCGCCTTCACCGGCGTGACCTCGAACTTCCTGGAGCCGTCGCCCGATGTGACGGACCTCGCGCTGTTCGCGCAGGACGAGATCACGTTCTCGGACCGGGTTCGCGGCTCGTTGGGCCTGCGCGTCGACTACCACAAGGCCACGTCGGCGATGGAGGACCGGTTCGTCAATCCGAAACTCGGGATCGTCTACGAGGCGAGCGACCGGCTGAGCCTTCGGGGGTCCCTCAGCCGCGGATACCGGGCGCCGAGCGTGTCCGAGCAGTTCACGTCGACGACCCAGTTCGGCTTTCGCGTCATCCCCAATCTCGAGCTGCGGGGGGAATCCGCATGGGCCAGAGAGGTCGGGGCGACCGTGACCCTCACTGATCGCGTATGGCTCGATGCGGGCTTGTTCTGGAGCGACTACACGGACCTCATCGAACCTTCGCCGGCGCCCAACAACGTGTTCGTGTTTCAGTTCCGCAACGTCGCCGAAGCCATGGTGCGGGGCGTCGACGCGGGTCTGCGAATCGGCGTGATCCCGACCCGTCTGGACCTCAACGCGAACTACACCTTCCTCGACACGAGGGATGACCGGACCGGGCGCGCGCTCCCCTATCGTTCGCGCCACAACTTCACGGCCACGGCCACCGGGTGGAGGGGCGCGGTCGCCGTCGATTTCCGGCACCGTAGCCGGGTGGAGCAGGTGCTCGCCTTCCCGCTCGACGAGCGCAGCGCCATCAACCTCGTCGACCTGCGCGTGCGCACCCGGATCCTGGGGACCCGCGTGCAGGCGAAGATCGAGAACCTGTTCCAGAAGACCTACGTGGACGTGCAGGAACGGAGTCCCGGACCCACCCGCAGCTTCCGCCTCACCGTAACTCCGCGTTTCTAG
- a CDS encoding DUF4342 domain-containing protein, with protein MTEEHRVPGENLVRKIKEIIREGNVRRISIRNEDGKELIEVPLSIGVVGTLMLPAWAAIGAIAALVTNCSIVVEREEREGEASSAPVPTNGEDGG; from the coding sequence ATGACCGAGGAACACAGGGTGCCGGGCGAGAACCTCGTCCGGAAGATCAAGGAGATCATCCGGGAGGGGAACGTTCGCCGCATCTCGATCCGGAACGAGGACGGAAAGGAACTCATCGAGGTTCCGCTCTCCATCGGCGTCGTGGGGACGTTGATGCTGCCCGCCTGGGCGGCGATCGGCGCCATCGCCGCGCTCGTCACGAACTGCTCGATCGTCGTGGAGCGCGAAGAGCGCGAGGGAGAAGCGAGTTCCGCGCCGGTGCCCACCAATGGCGAGGACGGCGGATAG